The region TACCCCGGCCATCAATCAAATTGAGTTCAGTCCGTATTGCTACCTGCCGGAGGTGATGGACTATTGCCGCCAGAAAAATATCCAGGCCGAAGGGTATGCTCCCCTTATACGGGGCCAAAAAGCCGACGACCCAAAGCTGGTTGCGCTGGCCGAAAAATACGGCAAGTCGACTTATCAGCTTCTGATCCGCTGGTCTTTGCAACACGGGGTGGTTACCATTCCAAAGTCGGTTAAACGCGAGCGCATTCGGGAGAATTTCGACGTGCTGGATTTTACGATTTCGGACGAGGATATGGCCTTGATGAACACATTTTACGACAACACGCGTATTGCCGACGACCCACGCGATATTCTGTAAACTCAGCAATTAAGTCGTTTAGCTTCGAATAACCTGGGGCTGGTGGTGTACTACGCAGTCAACGGAACCCTGTTCAGTTAGTAGCGTTGCCAGTGCATCCAGCCCCCACTCTTCGCACCGGCGGTGACCAACGGCAATCACCGCGATGCCGGTTTCATCGACGGCCTGCTGGCCTGGTTTGCGGTAGGCTCCCGTCAGATACAGATGAGCACCCCGTTCGGCTGCTTCCCGCACGAACGCATCGGTCATGGCTCCTACTACGGCAATTCGGGAACTGGCGGGATGCCAGCCCGTCGAGCCATGCCCCGCTTCGGCCCGGTCGTAGCCCCCAAACTGACGCTTAACGACAGACAGCCAATAATCAAACTCCTGCTCGGGAACATCAATGAGCATCCCGATTGGACGTTTGGATAAGGTGGTTTTGGTATTGGCCGGATCGGCTTTATACCCCAATGGCTGCGGTGGGTTAATGGCGTCCAGTTGGCTGGCCAGTCGGGTATTGTACCCGATGGTCAGGGTTTCGTCGAAGGGAAGATGATGGTACAGCACACCCACATTGGCGGGCAAATGGCTCAGGTCCAATTGCCAGGGGCGATGGAGCCAAATAGCGTCGAGGTCCATATCCGTCACCCATTTTGCCAGACCCGGAAACGGCTCCAACGCCAGGCCAATCCGTTGAACCGGCTGTGTGGACGGATGATAGACGCCCCCCTGTTCGTCTGCCGGGTAATGTTGAACTGACAGCGCATTTTTTAGTAAATTAGCTATATCATTGATCGTACGTGTAGAGGAGTCCATTTGTGTTTAACTATAAATGCCAGGTTTGGTTCGCCATGCGAAAGCTCATTTTATACATCGCCACTTCCCTCGATGGATACATTGCCCGCGCTGATGGACGCGTGGACTGGCTTGAGTCGATTCCTAATCCAGACCAGCTCGATTATGGCTACGCTGACTTCCTGGCCTCAGTCGATACGACCCTCATGGGAAATTCAACCTACCAAACGATTCTGAGTTTCGGAGGTGATTTTCCGTATGCTGACAAACTAAACTTTGTTTTCAGCCGACAGACCAGCCTGACAGACACAGATTATGTCCGGTTTGTGCATGAAGACCCGGCCACTTTCGTGAAATCCCTGAAAAATCAACCCGGAAAGGATATCTGGTTAGTGGGTGGCGGGCAGTTAAACACCATTCTGCTCAATGCCGGGTTGATCGACCAGT is a window of Spirosoma linguale DSM 74 DNA encoding:
- a CDS encoding protein of unknown function DUF34 (PFAM: protein of unknown function DUF34~KEGG: aeh:Mlg_2212 hypothetical protein), translated to MDSSTRTINDIANLLKNALSVQHYPADEQGGVYHPSTQPVQRIGLALEPFPGLAKWVTDMDLDAIWLHRPWQLDLSHLPANVGVLYHHLPFDETLTIGYNTRLASQLDAINPPQPLGYKADPANTKTTLSKRPIGMLIDVPEQEFDYWLSVVKRQFGGYDRAEAGHGSTGWHPASSRIAVVGAMTDAFVREAAERGAHLYLTGAYRKPGQQAVDETGIAVIAVGHRRCEEWGLDALATLLTEQGSVDCVVHHQPQVIRS
- a CDS encoding bifunctional deaminase-reductase domain protein (PFAM: bifunctional deaminase-reductase domain protein~KEGG: hch:HCH_05422 dihydrofolate reductase) — protein: MRKLILYIATSLDGYIARADGRVDWLESIPNPDQLDYGYADFLASVDTTLMGNSTYQTILSFGGDFPYADKLNFVFSRQTSLTDTDYVRFVHEDPATFVKSLKNQPGKDIWLVGGGQLNTILLNAGLIDQFIITLAPVSLGAGIPLFGPGAVETQFKFIKSESFETGFVQVVYETVPPPTHS